A genome region from Tenrec ecaudatus isolate mTenEca1 chromosome 13, mTenEca1.hap1, whole genome shotgun sequence includes the following:
- the IMP4 gene encoding U3 small nucleolar ribonucleoprotein IMP4 has protein sequence MLRREARLRREYLYRKAREEAQRTAQEKKERLRRALEENRLIPTELRREALALQGSLEFDDAGGEGVTSHADDEYRWAGVEDPKIMITTSRDPSSRLKMFAKELKLVFPGAQRMNRGRHEVGALVRACKANGVTDLLVVHEHRGMPVGLIISHLPFGPTAYFTLCNVVMRHDIPDLGTMSEAKPHLIMHGFSSRLGKRVSDILKYLFPVPKDDSHRIITFANQDDYISFRHHTYKKVDHHNVELTEVGPRFELKLYMIRLGTLEQEATADVEWRWHPYTNTARKRVFLSAD, from the exons ATG CTGCGCCGGGAGGCTCGCCTGCGCCGCGAGTACCTGTACCGCAAGGCCCGCGAGGAAGCGCAGCGAACGGCCCAGGAGAAGAAGGAGCGGCTCCGGCGCGCGCTCGAAG AGAACCGCCTGATTCCCACCGAGTTACGTCGTGAGGCTCTAGCGCTACAGGGGTCCCTGGAATTTGATGATGCTGGTGGTGAAG GGGTAACCAGCCATGCGGATGATGAATATCGATGGGCAGGGGTTGAAGACCCCAAGATCATGATCACCACCTCCCGAGATCCCAGTTCCCGCCTCAAGATGTTTGCAAAG GAACTGAAACTGGTGTTCCCAGGTGCACAGCGCATGAACCGAGGCCGGCATGAGGTAGGCGCGCTAGTGCGAGCCTGCAAAGCCAATGGAGTAACCGACTTGCTGGTGGTTCACGAGCACCGTGGCATGCCAG TGGGGCTCATTATCAGCCACCTGCCATTCGGCCCCACTGCATACTTCACTCTTTGCAACGTCGTCATGCGGCATGACATCCCTGACCTGGGCACAATGTCAGAAGCCAAGCCCCACCTCATTATGCACGGTTTCTCCTCCCGCCTGGGCAAAAGG GTCTCTGACATCCTGAAGTACCTATTCCCTGTCCCCAAAGATGACAGCCACAGGATCATCACTTTTGCAAACCAGGATGACTACATCTCATTCCG ACACCACACCTACAAGAAGGTAGACCACCACAATGTGGAGCTGACTGAAGTTGGACCTCGCTTTGAGCTAAAGT TGTACATGATCCGCCTGGGCACGTTGGAACAGGAGGCTACGGCGGACGTTGAGTGGCGCTGGCACCCGTACACCAATACTGCACGCAAGAGGGTCTTCTTGAGTGCTGACTGA
- the VMA22 gene encoding vacuolar ATPase assembly protein VMA22, with translation MAEADLRAESDALLLQLLQDLEELEGKRAALNARVEEGWFSLSKARYTMGAKSVGPLQYASSMVPHCCVHTGDTQDGLQKLWVARAIPQIPEELGPHEPALRRRKGLPKTPEPEPSEAPGDPLNWFGILVPHSLRQAQASFKEGLQLAGDIASLQIRIDWRQSQFRELQKKLRQLEPGAA, from the exons ATGGCAGAGGCAGATCTCCGCGCCGAGTCGGACGCCCTGCTCCTTCAGCTCCTCCAGGACCTCGAGGAGCTCGAGGGGAAGCGGGCAGCCTTGAACGCCCGAGTGGAGGAG GGCTGGTTCTCTCTCTCCAAGGCTCGTTACACCATGGGTGCTAAGTCGGTAGGACCTCTGCAATATGCCTCCAGTATGGTGCCCCACTGTTGCGTCCACACCGG TGACACGCAGGACGGACTTCAGAAGTTATGGGTGGCCAGAGCCATCCCCCAGATCCCAGAGGAGTTGGGACCCCATGAACCAG CTCTCCGAAGGCGCAAGGGCCTTCCCAAGACTCCAGAGCCAGAGCCCTCTGAAGCACCTGGAGACCCTCTGAACTGGTTTGGGATCCTAGTTCCTCACAGTCTGCGTCAGGCCCAAGCCAGCTTCAAAGAAG GCCTGCAGCTGGCTGGAGACATAGCCAGCCTCCAGATCCGCATCGATTGGCGGCAGAGCCAGTTCCGGGAACTCCAAAAGAAACTTAGACAGCTCGAGCCTGGGGCTGCCTGA